In Aspergillus oryzae RIB40 DNA, chromosome 6, one genomic interval encodes:
- a CDS encoding uncharacterized protein (predicted protein) — translation MYESYRPHPLLAQVPLTVSPFINLPSSVTLPYTYKSLPSTLPASVTVDPNNPDTKPRYVVSASGEHAASAEEILASCKSLEELLNKNRTDAEKAIQNWEESIVQRDLAEKRRVAPGWLDREEKLLQPSRSMAGPRPSGQPEHSLLDSLSSDPDASKLPSMKPRDEGEELDRVFGGLNVK, via the exons ATGTATGAATCCTACC GCCCGCATCCACTCCTGGCGCAAGTCCCTTTGACCGTCTCTCCTTTCATCAACCTCCCTTCCTCAGTCACCCTTCCCTACACCTACAAATCACTTCCTTCCACACTCCCGGCATCCGTAACAGTCGACCCCAACAACCCCGACACTAAGCCCCGCTATGTGGTCTCCGCGAGCGGTGAGCACGCCGCATCCGCCGAAGAAATCCTAGCATCGTGCAAGTCTCTTGAGGAACTGCTCAATAAAAACCGCACCGATGCGGAGAAGGCCATTCAGAATTGGGAGGAGTCCATTGTGCAGCGCGATCTCGCAGAGAAGAGACGGGTTGCGCCCGGGTGGTTGGACCGCGAAGAGAAGCTACTACAACCGAGTAGATCTATGGCAGGTCCCAGACCGTCAGGGCAACCAGAACACAGCTTGCTAGATAGCTTGTCTTCGGATCCAGATGCGTCGAAACTACCATCGATGAAGCCGCGCGACGAGGGTGAGGAGCTGGATAGAGTGTTCGGTGGGCTAAACGTAAAATGA
- a CDS encoding serine/threonine-protein phosphatase 2B catalytic subunit (serine-threonine phosphatase 2B, catalytic subunit), which produces MDRTIARAVTEKKPVPEIDFTLHTMEDGTQVSTLERVVKEVQAPALQTPTDEQFWSPEDPSKPNLQFLKQHFYREGRLTEDQALWIIQAGTQLLKAEPNLLEMDAPITVCGDVHGQYYDLMKLFEVGGDPSETRYLFLGDYVDRGYFSIECVLYLWSLKIWYPNTLWLLRGNHECRHLTDYFTFKLECKHKYSERIYEACIESFCSLPLAAVMNKQFLCIHGGLSPELHTLEDIKSIDRFREPPTHGLMCDLLWADPLEEFGQEKTGDYFVHNSVRGCSYFFSYPAACAFLEKNNLLSIIRAHEAQDAGYRMYRKTRTTGFPSVMTIFSAPNYLDVYNNKAAVLKYENNVMNIRQFNCTPHPYWLPNFMDVFTWSLPFVGEKITDMLIAILNTCSKEELEDDTPTTVSPTGPPSPPVPMDVESSEFKRRAIKNKILAIGRLSRVFQVLREESERVTELKTATGGRLPAGTLMLGAEGIKQAITNFEDARKVDLQNERLPPSSEEVYKRSEEERQAALERAQREADNDAGLATVARRISM; this is translated from the exons ATGGACCGCACAATAGCGCGAGCGGTGACGGAAAAGAAGCCAGTCCCGGAGATTGACTTCACGTTACATACCATGGAAGATGGCACTCAGGTGTCCACTTTGGAACGGGTTGTTAAAG AGGTACAAGCGCCGGCCTTACAGACGCCGACGGACGAACAGTTCTGGTCCCCTGAGGACCCCTCCAAGCCAAACCTCCAATTTCTGAAGCAGCACTTTTATCGTGAAGGTCGTCTCACCGAAGACCAGGCGCTATGGATTATACAAGCGGGTACGCAGTTGTTGAAGGCAGAGCCGAATTTGCTCGAGATGGATGCCCCCATCACGGTGTGTGGCGACGTTCACGGACAATATTACGATTTGATGAAGCTTTTCGAAGTTGGCGGCGACCCCTCTGAGACGAGATATCTATTCTTAGGCGACTATGTTGACAGAGGTTATTTCAGCATTGAA TGTGTTCTCTACCTCTGGTCCCTGAAGATCTGGTACCCGAATACGCTCTGGCTGTTGCGAGGTAACCACGAGTGCAGGCATTTGACAGATTACTTCACCTTCAAACTGGAGTGTAAGCACAAATACAGCGAGCGCATCTACGAAGCCTGCATCGAATCCTTTTGCTCCTTGCCGCTGGCGGCGGTCATGAACAAGCAGTTCCTGTGTATCCACGGTGGCCTAAGTCCTGAATTACACAcactggaggatatcaagtcG ATTGATCGTTTCAGGGAGCCTCCGACTCATGGCTTGATGTGCGACCTTCTGTGGGCTGATCCTCTGGAGGAATTCGGTCAGGAGAAGACTGGTGACTATTTCGTCCACAACAGTGTTCGAGGATGCTCCTACTTCTTCTCGTACCCCGCCGCCTGCGCTTTCCTGGAAAAGAACAACCTCCTCTCCATTATCCGTGCCCACGAGGCTCAGGATGCCGGATACCGCATGTATCggaaaacaagaaccacCGGTTTCCCTAGCGTGATGACCATCTTCAGTGCGCCGAACTATTTGGATGTGTACAACAACAAAGCTGCTGTCCTAAAGTACGAGAACAACGTGATGAATATCCGTCAATTCAACTGCACTCCTCACCCGTACTGGCTGCCAAACTTCATGGATGTGTTCACCTGGTCTCTTCCCTTCGTCGGAGAGAAGATTACCGATATGCTGATTGCTATCCTTAATACCTGCTCCAAGGAGGAATTGGAAGATGATACTCCTACGACCGTTTCACCTACGGGCCCGCCCTCTCCCCCTGTTCCGATGGACGTCGAATCCAGTGAATTCAAGCGACGTGCAATTAAGAACAAGATTCTTGCCATCGGTCGTCTTTCACGAGTCTTCCAGGTGTTGCGTGAGGAGTCCGAAAGGGTCACAGAACTTAAGACAGCTACCGGTGGTCGCCTTCCCGCGGGTACTTTGATGCTGGGAGCAGAGGGAATTAAGCAGGCCATCACGAACTTCGAGGATGCCCGTAAGGTTGACTTGCAAAACGAGCGTCTGCCCCCAAGTAGTGAAGAGGTTTAT